Sequence from the Mastomys coucha isolate ucsf_1 unplaced genomic scaffold, UCSF_Mcou_1 pScaffold13, whole genome shotgun sequence genome:
GAAGCTAGAATGTCACTCGGCTCAGCTCTTGACTTTGATCATTTTCATCTTGATAGAaagggtatttttgttttggtgatgGTACACATCAAACTCAGCTCTGCATACGAGACAAGCATTCCACCACTAAAAGCCCCAGCTGTAGGAAAGTGCTTTTTAAAGAACCCGCTCGCCATGCTTAAGAGGTAAAAAACTGGGCTGTCTTCAACAGTACTTAGAGATGGTTTTAAACAAATGATGTCTTGGTCCCATGGTTGTAGGACACAGTTCCAATTAGGAAGAAAGTCACAGAGACATGATTCATATGGACATCATCATGAGTCAATAAAATTAAGACCTGAGGGTTGACTATCAATTTAGTATTGTTTCTACAAGTACTCTTAATGCTCCAATCACTGGGCAGATAGGGTCTTTCTGCTCTTTGAAATCCTTAACCTCAcctcatgttcatttttttttaattttccttttcaatgGGTTCTCACTATATCAAGCTGGCTTAGAAttctcaagagatccacctgcctcccacaCCCCCAAGTCAAAGTGTTCCCTACCATGTTCAGCTCACCCCCCTTTGCAAGTTTTAGGTTCACCATATGCCTCTGCAGGCATAGTTGCACAGAAATCTGAGCAGGCCCTTTTCAGCCATCCCAGGGACCACCCCAGCATGCAAAACCCTTTCACTGTTGGGACCTTTGATAAAAGGAAGATGCAGAACATGAGCTGTCATATGCTCGTTTTCCTGGTAGCCTAAGTACAATTAGTCATGAGCTAAATTACAAATACTCACTGTTTCTCTGGAGGCTAGGAAGATGGTGTGGGTAGCAGTTTGAGCATGTGTGCAGGCTGCCTCCTGTTGATGACCCCTACCTTTTAACTTTAGGGATatgtggattttttgttgttgttgttctttgtgcAACCTTCCTGCTGCTAGCCTGGGTTTCAAGTATCACCAAGTCAAGAATAACCGGGATCcctttgtttgtttaagataggaCTGGGTGGAGAGACGAATTAAGGGTGTTTCCAAATATGTGAAGCGGCTTTGGGGAGAGGGCAGGCCTTGAAGGTCACATAATCTAGCTACCCCAAGCACAGGCCACGTAGGTCAAGAAAAATGGGTCTGGGGGTGAGGGAGCAAGGAGATGGCATAGCCAATACGTTGGTAGTGGAGCAAACCTTTAGATTGGAGTTTAATCCCTTGAATCTACggaaaggtggaaagagagaagtaaCTCCATAAGGTTGATCTCTGACTTACACTCACGCCGTGACTGGCGTGGcactcatatcacacacacacaaaaaaaccaacaaaaccccaaaacaaactgGCTGGCGGAAGGGGATCCTCTGAAACCACACCTATAAGTTCTGCTGTGCCTTTTTTCCTcagctcttttctctcttggcctTTGTGTTTAAAACGTATTTGtacaccaacaaaacaacaactaaaaactTTAATGAGTTgacgggtggtggtggtgcacgcctttaatcccagcacttgggaggcaggtggatttctgagttcgaggctaacctggtctacagagtgagttccaggacagccaaagctacacagagaaacccgggcccgaaaaaccaaaacaaaaaacaaaaaaactttaatgAGTTGTAACTCATTTAAAAAAGGGGTGTGAATTGTTGAGTCTCTGAGGAAGCAGCACGCCAAGCCCGCTGCACTTGCATCAGCTGCCGCAGGCCCGCCTGTTCTGACGTCGTCCCAGTCACTTCCGATCCCGCCTCCTCCCGGAAGCAACTGCTTAGGCTACGCCCCTGTCTGTGTAGTTTGTTCCCCAGCGCGCGTGGATCCTATGGATCCCATGTGTGCGGAGAGTCCTGCAGAGGACTCGAACAATGAAGAGGAAGACCTTGACTCCACGAAGGCAGCACCCCGGATCCGTGATGCCCCAGAAGACATCGTGCTGGAAGCCCCAGCCAGTGGCCTGGCGTTCCATCCTTCCCGAGATCTGGTGGCAGCAGGGGACGTGGACGGGGACGTGTTCGTGTGAGTGGGGCGTCCGGCGGAGTGTGTGAACGctcctctgagaggagggagggtagAGAGTGTGGCCGGAGGACATCTTACGAGGTTCAGACGGCCCGAATCGTTCAGTAACATTCGGCAGGAGTGCTTGTGGAGGCCTCAGATTGATTCCATGCGATTTTccacatttctctccattttttttttttttaaggtagggtGTCTTATTGAGTCTGGATCTTCACGATCCCGACTAGTCTTTGCTAGCTTACTTGCCAGAgatcccatctctgccttcttaggtgctgggattagagttggCCACCATACCTGCCTAACCTTTTCATAGGTTTTGGGGATCCCCAAACCTGAGGCAAGCACTTTGtccactgaactatctttccagcccccacctCTATTTTGTTGCAGGTAGTCAGAACAAGCTGTGACGTTAGTCAGAATATACAGTAATTAGCTATGTCTTTCTTTATCGTCAGTGGGCCCTGCCTGAATTTTACGCTTTCAACTTCTGGGACTGGATTTCTGTCAGTAGttattttcctttgagacaagacCTCACTATGACCCAGAGTAGTCTCAAAGGATTCTCTGGCTTCCGTCTCAGTCCTCCTCCCTGCCCCgggtttttttcaagataaggtttctctgtgtaaccaggctgcttacctctgcctccctagtgctgggattaagggcatggaCCACCACCTCTCATCTTGGTCTCAGAAATCCTAAGAATATAGGAACCCACTAATATATATTCAGCTTGCCATTAGATTATTGAATATTTCTGGGCCTTTACAGTGGTCCACACCTAGCCTTTCTTTGGGCTCAGGGTTTTCAAGACTAGTGAAGAACAGTGGAGTCTGGTGatgtgtatctgtaatcccagcatccagaaggatgagacagaaggattacAGGTCCCAGACTAAActgggtggtgcacacctttaatcccagcactcaagaggcgggtgaatccctgagtttgataccaacctggtctacatagtgagttccaggacagccagggctacatagagaaaccctgtgtcaaaaagctaaaaaaaaaaaaaaagaaagagaggaaagaaggaagagaataagTAGGCTGGGAGTGTGTGACTCCATCACAAATTATTTGACTAGTGTGTGTCAAGACTTGAGTTTAGTTTCCAGTACtaccaagaaagaaaatggacagaAGTCCTTTGCTCCTGCAAGTGTCTTTGTGCTCCGTGCATCAGGTATGGTGTGGGATCACTCACTctcacctccttttcctcagcttTGCCTACTCTTGTCAGGAGGGAGAAACCaaggaactctggtcctcaggacACCACCTCAAGTCCTGCCGAGCTGTCGTCTTCTCGGAGGACGGGCAGAGTAAGTCCTGGGGACAGCAGCCAGCGTGTGGTAGAGGGTAGAGGACAATGAGCAATACCATAACCTGGGCCTTTCTCCCCTAGAACTTGTGACTGTCTCTAAGGACAAGGCAATCCATGTATTAGATGTCGAACGGGGACAATTGGAAAGACGAATTTCCAAGGCTCACAGGTAAGAAAAATCAGGCATACATAGACCTATCAAGGGGTGAGGACTCACCTTAGTAATAGAGAGGTCTCTACTACAAAATACTCCTATTTTTGTGTCTCCAGTGCCCCCATTAACAGTCTGCTGCTTGTGGATGAAAATGTTCTGGTTACTGGGGACGACACAGGTGGTATCCGGCTATGGGACCAGCGTAAAGAAGGCCCTTTGATGGATATGCGGCAGCATGAGGAGTACATTGCTGACATGGCTCTAGACCCAGCCAAAAAGCTGCTGCTGACAGCCAGGTACAACCTTAAATCTAACTCCCTGCTCATTTCTTCCCAGTGGACTAGGTGGTGAATAGGTGCTTgtgcccacttttttttttttttttgagacagggtttctctgtatagccctggctgtcctggccctggaacagaccaggctggctttgaactcggaaatctgcctgcctctgcctcccaagtgctgggattaaaggcgtgcaccaccactgcccggtctgTGCCCACTTTTTAGTATAGTCTTCCTAGAATGGAACTTCCCatttcatctgtttttctttacagCGGAGATGGCTGCCTTGGTGTCTTCAACATCAAGAGACGCCGCTTTGAGTTACTCTCAGAGCCTCAGTCAGGAGATCTAACCTCTGTCGCCCTCATGAAAGTACAGCTGGGTAT
This genomic interval carries:
- the Wdr55 gene encoding WD repeat-containing protein 55, giving the protein MDPMCAESPAEDSNNEEEDLDSTKAAPRIRDAPEDIVLEAPASGLAFHPSRDLVAAGDVDGDVFVFAYSCQEGETKELWSSGHHLKSCRAVVFSEDGQKLVTVSKDKAIHVLDVERGQLERRISKAHSAPINSLLLVDENVLVTGDDTGGIRLWDQRKEGPLMDMRQHEEYIADMALDPAKKLLLTASGDGCLGVFNIKRRRFELLSEPQSGDLTSVALMKFGKKVACGSSEGTIYLFNWNGFGATSDRFALRAESIDCMVPVTENLLCTGSTDGIIRAVNILPNRVVGTVGQHAGEPVEVLALSHCGHFLASSGHDQRLKFWDMTQLRTVVVDDYRRRKKKGGPLRALSSKAWSTDDFFAGLREDEEDAKAPEEVVRESDDDSD